The proteins below are encoded in one region of Balaenoptera acutorostrata chromosome 11, mBalAcu1.1, whole genome shotgun sequence:
- the PTMS gene encoding parathymosin, whose translation MSEKSVEAAAELSAKDLKEKKEKVEEKASRKERKKEVVEEEENGAEEEEETAEDGEEEDEGDEEDEEEEEDEDEGPALKRAAEEEDEADPKRQKTENGASA comes from the exons ATGTCGGAGAAGAGCGTGGAGGCAGCGGCCGAGTTGAGCGCCAAG GAcctaaaggagaagaaagagaaggtggAGGAGAAGGCAAGCCGGAAAGAGCGAAAGAAAGAAGTGGTGGAG GAGGAGGAGAACGGagctgaggaggaagaagaaactgCCGAGGATGGCGAGGAGGAAGATGAAGGAGAcgaggaag atgaggaagaagaagaagatgaggACGAAGGGCCCGCGCTGAAGAGAGCTGCTGAAGAGGAG GATGAAGCGGATCCCAAGCGGCAGAAGACAGAAAATGGGGCGTCGGCATGA
- the MLF2 gene encoding myeloid leukemia factor 2, producing MFRFMRDVEPEDPMFLMDPFAIHRQHMNRMLSGGFGYSPFLSITDGNMPGTRPASRRMQAGAVSPFGMLGMSGGFMDMFGMMNDMIGNMEHMTAGGNCQTFSSSTVISYSNTGAGAPKVYQETAEMRSAPGGIRETRRTVRDSDSGLEQMSIGHHIRDRAHILQRSRNHRTGDQEERQDYINLDESEAAAFDDEWRRETSRYRQQRPLEFRRHEASGGGGRRAEGPPRLAIQGPEDSPSRQSRRYDW from the exons ATGTTCCGCTTCATGAGGGACGTGGAGCCTGAGGACCCCATGTTCCTGAT GGACCCCTTTGCCATTCACCGTCAGCACATGAACCGGATGTTGTCGGGCGGCTTTGGATACAGCCCCTTCCTCAGCATCACAGATGGCAACATGCCAGGGACCAGGCCTGCCAGCCGCAGGATGCAG GCTGGGGCTGTCTCCCCCTTCGGGATGCTGGGAATG TCGGGCGGCTTCATGGACATGTTTGGGATGATGAACGACATGATTGGGAACATG GAGCACATGACAGCTGGAGGTAATTGCCAGACCTTTTCATCCTCCACTGTCATCTCCTACTCCAATACGGGCGCCGGCGCACCCAAGGTCTACCAAGAGACAGCAGAGATGCGGTCGGCCCCAGGCGGG ATCCGGGAGACTCGGAGGACTGTACGGGACTCGGACAGTGGGCTGGAGCAGATGTCCATCGGGCATCACATCCGAGACCGGGCCCACATCCTCCAGCGCTCCCGAAACCACCGCACGGGGGACCAGGAGGAGCGGCAGGACTACATCAACCTGGATGAGA GTGAGGCCGCGGCCTTTGATGATGAGTGGCGGAGGGAGACTTCCCGATACCGGCAGCAGCGCCCCCTGGAATTTCGGAGGCACGAGGCTTCAGGCGGTGGGGGACGGAGGGCTGAGGGGCCTCCCCGCCTGGCCATCCAGGGACCCGAGGACTCCCCCTCCCGACAGTCCCGCCGCTATGACTGGTGA
- the LAG3 gene encoding lymphocyte activation gene 3 protein, which produces MREARFPAWLLLQLLWAAAVEAPDPGAEVPVVWAQEGAPAQLPCSPTIPLQDLSLLRTRQVTWQHLPDSEPAALSPRGPGPRRYTVLRLAPGGLRVGRPPLQPRVQLDERGLQRGDFSLWLRPARRADAGEYHAAVRLGDRALACRLRLRVGQAAVTANPLGSLWTSSSVILNCSFSRPDLPASVHWFRGPGRVPVQESPHHLLAGNFLFLPHVSPLDSGTWGCTLTYRDGFNVSTTYSLTVLGLEPPVPLTVYAGAGSRVELPCRLPPGVETQSSLTATWAPPGGGPDLLVAGDHGNFTLLLEAVGQAQAGTYTCRVHLQGQQLSATVTLAVITVTPKSHGLPGSLRKLLCEVTPASGQEHFVWSPLDERSRRTSPGPWLLMPEARLLSQPWQCHLYQGQRLLGTAVYLAELSRPGAQRSGRAPGARKTGHLPLLILGILFLLVLVTGAFSFHLWRRRWRPRRFSALEHGTHPPQAQSKIEDPEPEPEPEPEPEPEPQPQLKQP; this is translated from the exons ATGCGGGAGGCTCGGTTCCCGGCCTGGCTGCTTCTGCAACTGCTGTGGGCAGCTGCAG TGGAGGCTCCAGACCCTGGGGCAGAGGTCCCGGTGGTGTGGGCCCAGGAGGGGGCTCCTGCCCAGCTCCCCTGCAGCCCCACAATCCCCCTCCAGGATCTCAGCCTTCTGCGAACAAGACAAGTCACTTGGCAGCATCTACCAGACAG TGAGCCCGCAGCGCTCTCCCCCCGGGGCCCGGGGCCCCGCCGCTACACGGTGCTGAGGCTGGCTCCCGGAGGCCTGCGCGTCGGGAGGCCGCCCCTGCAGCCCCGCGTGCAGCTGGATGAGCGCGGCCTCCAGCGCGGGGACTTCTCGCTGTGGCTGCGCCCGGCCCGACGCGCCGACGCCGGCGAGTACCACGCCGCTGTGCGCCTCGGGGACCGCGCTCTCGCCTGCCGCCTCCGTCTGCGCGTGGGCCAGGCGGCGG TGACTGCCAACCCCCTCGGGTCTCTGTGGACCTCCAGTTCCGTCATCTTGAACTGCTCCTTCAGCCGCCCTGATCTCccagcctctgtgcactggtTCCGGGGCCCAGGCAGAGTCCCCGTTCAGGAGTCCCCCCATCACCTCTTAGCCGGAAacttcctcttcctgccccatGTCAGCCCCTTGGACTCTGGGACCTGGGGCTGCACCCTCACCTACAGAGATGGCTTCAATGTCTCCACCACGTACAGCCTCACTGTTCTGG GCCTGGAGCCCCCAGTCCCTCTGACAGTGTACGCTGGAGCCGGTTCCAGGGTGGAGCTGCCCTGCCGCCTGCCTCCGGGTGTGGAGACCCAGTCTTCCCTCACTGCCACGTGGGCCCCTCCTGGGGGAGGCCCTGACCTCCTGGTGGCTGGAGACCATGGCAACTTTACCCTTCTACTAGAGGCTGTGGGCCAGGCCCAGGCTGGGACCTACACCTGCCGCGTCCACCTGCAGGGGCAGCAGCTCAGTGCCACTGTCACTTTGGCAGTCATCACAG TGACTCCCAAATCCCATGGATTACCTGGCAGCCTGAGAAAACTGCTTTGTGAGGTGACTCCAGCGTCCGGACAAGAACACTTTGTGTGGAGCCCCCTGGACGAGCGGTCTCGCAGGACCTCTCCAGGCCCCTGGCTGCTGATGCCGGAGGCCAGGCTCCTTTCTCAGCCCTGGCAGTGCCACCTGTACCAGGGGCAGAGGCTTCTCGGGACCGCGGTATACCTCGCTGAGCTGTCTCGCCCAG GTGCCCAACGTTCCGGGAGAGCCCCGGGGGCCCGGAAAACAGGCCACCTCCCTCTCCTCATCCTTGGTATCCTCTTCCTGCTCGTGTTGGTGACTGGAGCCTTTAGCTTTCACCTTTGGAGAAGACGG TGGCGACCAAGAAGATTCTCTGCCTTAGAGCATGGGACTCACCCACCTCAGGCTCAGAGCAAGATAGAGGATCCGGAGCCCGAGCCGGAGCCCGAGCCGGAGCCCGAGCCCGAGCCGCAGCCGCAGCTGAAGCAGCCCTGA